The region CGCTTCTGAACACTCCCCTGCACGAGCTCGACCCCGACATCGCCGCCGCCGTCGACGCCGAGCTGAACCGTCAGCAGTCCACCCTGGAGATGATCGCCTCGGAGAACTTCGCTCCGGTCGCGGTCATGGAGGCCCAGGGCTCGGTTCTCACCAACAAGTACGCCGAGGGCTATCCCGGCCGCCGCTACTACGGCGGCTGCGAGCACGTCGACGTCGCCGAGCAGATCGCGATCGACCGGGTCAAGGAGCTGTTCGGCGCCGAGTACGCCAACGTGCAGCCGCACTCGGGAGCCTCCGCCAACCAGGCCGCGCTGTTCGCGCTGGCCCAGCCCGGCGACACCATCCTCGGCCTGGACCTGGCGCACGGCGGCCACCTCACCCACGGGATGCGGCTGAACTTCTCCGGCAAGCAGTTCGACGTGGTCGCCTACCACGTGGACGAGGCCGGGCTGGTCGACATGGCCGAGCTGGAGCAGCTCGCCAAGGAGCACCGCCCGAAGGTGATCATCGCGGGCTGGTCGGCGTATCCGCGTCAGCTGGACTTCGCCGAGTTCCGCCGCATCGCGGACGAGGTGGGCGCGTACCTCTGGGTCGACATGGCGCACTTCGCCGGTCTGGTCGCGGCGGGGCTGCACCCGAACCCGGTGCCCTACGCGGACGTCGTCACCTCGACGACCCACAAGACGCTGGGCGGCCCGCGCGGCGGCATCATCCTGGCGAAGAAGGAGTTCGCGAAGAAGCTGAACTCGTCCGTCTTCCCGGGCTTCCAGGGCGGCCCCCTGGAGCATGTGATCGCGGCGAAGGCCGTCTCCTTCAAGGTCGCCGCCTCGGACGACTTCAAGGAGCGCCAGCAGCGTACGGTGGACGGTGCGCGCATCCTCGCCGAGCGCCTGGTGCGGGCGGACGTCGGTGAGCACGGCGTGTCCGTCCTGTCCGGCGGTACGGACGTCCACCTGGTCCTCGTCGACCTGCGCGACTCCGAACTGGACGGCAAGCAGGCGGAGGACCGCCTCCACGAGGTCGGCATCACCGTCAACCGGAACGCGATCCCGAACGACCCGCGTCCGCCGATGGTGACGTCGGGCCTGCGGATCGGCACCCCGGCGCTGGCCACCCGCGGCTTCACGACCGAGGACTTCGAGGAGGTCGCGGACGTCATCGCCGAGACCTTGAAGCCGTCGTTCGACGTCGACGCTCTGAAGGCGCGCGTCACGACACTGGCCGACAAGCACCCGCTGTACCCCGGCCTGAACAAGTAGTTCCCTGGCGGGGGCACCCGACGACGTGTGCCCCCGCCCTCTTTGGAGGAGTTCCCGTGGCCATCTCGGTCTTCGACCTGTTCTCGATCGGCATCGGCCCGTCCAGCTCCCACACGGTCGGCCCCATGCGGGCGGCCCGACTCTTCGCCCGCCGGCTGCGCAACGAGGAGGTCCTCGGGTCGGTGGCGTCGGTCCGCGCGGAGCTGTACGGCTCCCTGGGCGCGACCGGCCACGGCCACGGCACTCCCAAGGCGGTGCTGCTCGGCCTGGAGGGCGCCTCGCCGCGCACGGTGGACGTCGAGGGCGCCGACGAACGGGTGGAACAGATAAAGGAGTCGGGCCGGCTCAGGTTGCTGGCCGACCACGAGATCGCCTTCTCCTTCGACGACGACCTGGTCCTGCACCGCCGTAAGACGCTCCCCTACCACGCGAACGGCATGACCCTGTGGGCGTACGACGCCTCGGGGGCCGAGCTGCTGTCGAAGACGTACTACTCGGTGGGCGGCGGATTCGTCGTCGACGAGGACGCGGTGGGCGCGGACCGGATCAAGCTCGACGACACGGCCCTCAAGTACCCCTTCCGCACGGGCGACGAGCTGCTGCGTCTGACGAAGGAGACGGGCCTGTCGATCTCCGCGCTGATGCTGGAGAACGAGCGGGCCTGGCGCACCGAGGACGAGATCCGCTCCGGACTGCTGGACATCTGGCGGGTGATGCAGGCGTGCGTGTCACGCGGAATGTCCCGCGAGGGCATCCTCCCCGGCGGGCTCCGGGTGCGTCGGCGCGCGGCCATGTCGGCGCGTCAACTCCGGGCGGAGGGCGAGCCGTTGGCCCGTGCGATGGAGTGGATCACGCTGTACGCGATGGCGGTGAACGAGGAGAACGCGGCGGGCGGCCGAGTTGTGACGGCCCCGACGAACGGGGCCGCGGGCATCATCCCGGCGGTCCTGCACTACTACCTCAACTTCGTGCCGGGCGCCGACGAGGAGGGCGTGGTC is a window of Streptomyces sp. B21-083 DNA encoding:
- a CDS encoding L-serine ammonia-lyase — its product is MAISVFDLFSIGIGPSSSHTVGPMRAARLFARRLRNEEVLGSVASVRAELYGSLGATGHGHGTPKAVLLGLEGASPRTVDVEGADERVEQIKESGRLRLLADHEIAFSFDDDLVLHRRKTLPYHANGMTLWAYDASGAELLSKTYYSVGGGFVVDEDAVGADRIKLDDTALKYPFRTGDELLRLTKETGLSISALMLENERAWRTEDEIRSGLLDIWRVMQACVSRGMSREGILPGGLRVRRRAAMSARQLRAEGEPLARAMEWITLYAMAVNEENAAGGRVVTAPTNGAAGIIPAVLHYYLNFVPGADEEGVVRFMLAAGAIGMLFKENASISGAEVGCQGEVGSACSMAAGALAEVLGGSPEQVENAAEIGMEHNLGLTCDPVGGLVQIPCIERNGMAAVKAVTAARMAMRGDGSHKVSLDKVIKTMKETGADMSVKYKETARGGLAVNIIEC
- the glyA gene encoding serine hydroxymethyltransferase, encoding MSLLNTPLHELDPDIAAAVDAELNRQQSTLEMIASENFAPVAVMEAQGSVLTNKYAEGYPGRRYYGGCEHVDVAEQIAIDRVKELFGAEYANVQPHSGASANQAALFALAQPGDTILGLDLAHGGHLTHGMRLNFSGKQFDVVAYHVDEAGLVDMAELEQLAKEHRPKVIIAGWSAYPRQLDFAEFRRIADEVGAYLWVDMAHFAGLVAAGLHPNPVPYADVVTSTTHKTLGGPRGGIILAKKEFAKKLNSSVFPGFQGGPLEHVIAAKAVSFKVAASDDFKERQQRTVDGARILAERLVRADVGEHGVSVLSGGTDVHLVLVDLRDSELDGKQAEDRLHEVGITVNRNAIPNDPRPPMVTSGLRIGTPALATRGFTTEDFEEVADVIAETLKPSFDVDALKARVTTLADKHPLYPGLNK